A section of the Polyodon spathula isolate WHYD16114869_AA chromosome 29, ASM1765450v1, whole genome shotgun sequence genome encodes:
- the rnf181 gene encoding E3 ubiquitin-protein ligase RNF181, whose translation MASYFDEHDCEPTNPDEQYRQNALLELARSLMQGVDIDLGPDDFSEWDQRLPPPAAKEIVQNLPTAVITPAQADKGLKCPVCLLEFEEEETVRKMPCEHLFHSGCILPWLGKTNSCPLCRHEMPTENKEYEEFKKDKERRKQQDHRLENLHGAMYT comes from the exons ATGGCTTCGTATTTTGACGAACACGACTGCGAGCCGACTAACCCGGATGAGCAGTACCGCCAGAACGCGCTGCTTGAGCTCGCCAG GTCACTGATGCAGGGGGTGGACATTGACCTCGGCCCCGATGATTTCTCAGAGTGGGACCAGCGGCTCCCTCCTCCCGCGGCCAAAGAGATCGTCCAGAACCTGCCGACAGCCGTGATCACCCCCGCACAGGCAG ATAAAGGGCTGAAGTGTCCGGTGTGCTTGCTGGAATTTGAGGAAGAGGAGACAGTGAGGAAGATGCCCTGTGAGCATCTCTTCCATTCCGGCTGCATCCTGCCCTGGCTTGGGAAG actaACTCCTGCCCCCTGTGTCGACACGAGATGCCCACAGAGAACAAAGAGTACGAGGAGTTCAAGAAAGACAAG GAGAGGAGAAAACAGCAGGACCATCGCCTGGAGAATCTGCATGGAGCCATGTACACATGA
- the LOC121302232 gene encoding vesicle-associated membrane protein 5-like — MGETRLQWCKEQADEVKEIMVENYNKAVEREGKLGELELRSDDLLRKSKTFTKSAAKVSHQSRWENIKMKVVIGGVLALLAVVVFAVIIWYSVRGD, encoded by the exons GGCGAGACCAGGCTGCAGTGGTGCAAGGAGCAGGCGGACGAGGTGAAGGAGATCATGGTGGAGAATTACAACAAGGCCGTGGAGCGAGAGGGCAAACTGGGAGAACTTGAACTGAGATCCGATGACCTGCTGAGGAAG AGTAAAACTTTCACCAAGTCAGCGGCGAAGGTCTCTCACCAGAGCCGCTGGGAGAATATCAAGATGAAGGTTGTGATCGGCGGGGTCTTGGCCCTGCTTGCCGTGGTCGTCTTCGCGGTCATCATCTGGTACAGCGTCCGCGGGGACTAG
- the LOC121302399 gene encoding transmembrane protein 150A-like — protein MTAWIILPVSLSAFSITGIWIVYAMAVMNHHVCPVENWSYNLSCAEETPKHGFPKSCCTLEDIPLISKCGSFPPESCVFSLIGNVGAFMVVMVCMLRYAQVIERSRRSWVNTSGLVAGCTNALGLVIVGNFQVDHAKSLHYIGAGVAFPAGLLFVCLQCVLTYRIAVSSLDYWMAHFRMALAIVAVVSMVLSGIFFIHERFVLQHAAAICEWIFTVTILVFYGTFTYEFGALSRDSMLAALQPRGMGAGRGKDCKSPGSSSTSTHLNCNPESIAML, from the exons ATGACTGCCTGGATCATTCTCCCCGTCAGCCTGTCTGCCTTCTCCATCACCGGGATATGGATCGT ctaTGCTATGGCAGTAATGAACCATCATGTTTGTCCTGTAGAGAATTG GTCCTACAACCTGTCCTGTGCGGAGGAGACTCCCAAGCACGGCTTCCCGAAAAGCTGCTGCACCCTTGAGGACATCCCTCTGATCAG TAAGTGTGGCTCCTTCCCTCCAGAGAGCTGTGTCTTCAGCCTCATTGGCAATGTGGGAGCGTTTATGG TGGTGATGGTGTGCATGCTGCGCTATGCCCAGGTGATCGAGCGGAGCCGCCGCTCGTGGGTCAACACCAGCGGCCTCGTGGCGGGCTGCACCAACGCACTGGGGCTCGTCATCGTGGGCAACTTCCAG gtGGATCATGCGAAGTCCCTGCACTATATCGGTGCTGGTGTAGCGTTCCCGGCCGGGCTGCTCTTCGTGTGTCTGCAGTGTGTTCTCACGTACCGCATCGCTGTCTCATCGCTCGATTACTGGATGGCACACTTCAGGATGGCCCTCGCCATCGTGGCCGTAGTCTCCATGGTGCTCA GTGGTATCTTCTTCATCCACGAGCGCTTCGTTCTCCAGCACGCCGCCGCCATCTGCGAGTGGATCTTCACCGTCACCATCCTGGTCTTCTACGGGACCTTCACCTACGAGTTTGGAGCCCTGAGCAGAGACAGCATGCTGGCAGCGTTGCAGCCGCGGGGCATGGGGGCTGGGAGGGGCAAGGACTGCAAGTCCCCGGGGAGCAGcagcacctccacacacctcaactGCAACCCCGAGAGCATCGCCATGCTGTAG